A region of Necator americanus strain Aroian chromosome I, whole genome shotgun sequence DNA encodes the following proteins:
- a CDS encoding hypothetical protein (NECATOR_CHRI.G2387.T1) — MKKHSNSTTERFKTLLESCDLTQNIHVPTRLRSILDLVLSSGSSISDVEILPPFANSDHNVVSFMFDFNTDQPLYLPLPDFSRVNYSKLRKFLARVDWLEVFDNYQSVAKTYRRFCLVMYDSLAKFVPLKFNKNYVPTYPLHLRNLFDQKNRLFYQLDNPLNNALYRKICADLDYHMKKYLAYRERRLSKTCMKKFHNFLAKRIKQAQKLSVLRTDNGNLIRTDLEKANALAEFFASNHSLTLNERSHNLPLPTTDSSATQVPQRSFDFVIYPNEVLTVLKRLNPSFSCPYDGIPQIVYQKCADVLCLPIAHFLMRRLSSVKFLTFGKRHLLPQYPKKAILTLSRTFAPSVLYPLQAKFWKR, encoded by the coding sequence ATGAAGAAACATAGTAATTCCACTACTGAACGCTTCAAAACTTTGTTGGAAAGTTGTGATCTAACCCAAAACATTCATGTTCCCACTCGTTTACGTTCCATTCTCGACCTCGttctttcttctggatctaGTATCAGTGATGTCGAAATTCTGCCTCCCTTTGCCAATTCCGATCATAATGTTGTTTCTTTCATGTTCGACTTTAATACTGATCAACCCCTCTATCTGCCCTTGCCAGATTTCAGTCGCGTAAACTATTCCAAGTTACGTAAATTTCTCGCTCGTGTGGACTGGCTGGAAGTTTTCGACAACTATCAGTCGGTTGCAAAAACGTATCGCCGCTTTTGCCTAGTGATGTACGATAGTTTAGCCAAGTTTGTCCCGCTGAAGtttaacaaaaattatgtACCTACTTATCCTTTGCATTTACGAAATCTATTTGACCAAAAGAATCGACTCTTCTACCAACTTGATAACCCTTTGAACAACGCTCTCTATAGAAAAATCTGCGCTGATCTTGACTATCACATGAAAAAATACCTTGCATATCGTGAGCGGCGTTTGTCGAAAACATGTATGAAAAAGTTTCATAACTTCCTCGCTAAAAGAATTAAACAAGCACAAAAACTGTCTGTGTTGAGGACTGACAATGGGAATTTGATCAGAACCGATCTCGAAAAAGCTAACGCACTTGCTGAATTCTTCGCTTCCAACCACTCATTAACACTGAATGAAAGAAGTCATAATCTTCCATTGCCAACTACTGATTCTTCTGCCACTCAGGTTCCTCAAAGGTCCTTCGACTTTGTCATCTATCCAAATGAAGTCCTTACTGTTCTAAAACGTTTAAATCCTTCGTTTTCGTGTCCCTACGATGGTATTCCCCAGATAGTTTACCAAAAATGTGCAGATGTTTTGTGTCTTCCTATTGCTCATTTTTTAATGCGTCGCTTATCTTCAGTGAAGTTCCTAACATTTGGAAAGAGGCACTTATTACCGCAATAcccaaaaaaagcaattctaacgCTCTCTCGAACTTTTGCCCCATCAGTATTGTATCCTCTGCAAGCAAAGTTTTGGAAAAgataa
- a CDS encoding hypothetical protein (NECATOR_CHRI.G2388.T2), whose translation MAAFKEIDELFGTDWVGEAYKKLRKRYEEGEKAPELLWRLARATLELADIENDMARKRYLILEATSCAVEAAIYDENNINTLRWAAVATAYNSDYLFEMDKILEFKKTIEFTTKGLRLNQDDYILLFVRGRTIFNLCNLNSIEKRCVKQVFRLNGNEPSPTVGRARWYFLKSYEIEPKYLPNLLYLALTHISQGDKDEASRFLHEAVDRRVEGSNATVQAECAEILRHTMSTSLSDQ comes from the exons ATG GCTGCGTTCAAAGAAATCGATGAGTTATTCGGAACAGACTGGGTTGGAGAAGCCTACAAAAAACTTAGAAAG aGATACGAAGAGGGTGAGAAAGCCCCTGAGCTTTTATGGCGGCTGGCACGAGCAACACTAGAGCTGGCAGACATTGAGAATGACATGGCAAGGAAGAGATATTTGATCTTGGAAG CCACATCGTGTGCAGTAGAAGCTGCGATTTACGATGAAAACAACATCAATACTCTCAGATGGGCCGCCGTTGCTACCGCATATAACAGCGATTACCTTTTCGAAATGGACAAAATTCTTGAGTTTAAGAAGACAATT GAATTCACCACAAAGGGTCTAAGATTGAATCAAGATGATTATATTCTGCTATTCGTCAGAGGGAGAACTATATTTAATCTCTGCAATCTGAATTCCATCGAAAAAAGG TGCGTGAAGCAGGTCTTTCGCTTGAACGGGAACGAGCCATCACCCACAGTCGGAAGGGCGCGCTGGTACTTTCTTAAATCGTACGAAATCGAGCCGAAGTACCTTCCCAACCTACTGTACCTAGCCCTTACTCACATTTCACAAGGCGACAAA GACGAGGCGAGCCGATTTTTGCACGAGGCCGTGGATCGCAGAGTGGAAGGCAGCAACGCTACAGTACAAGCGGAGTGTGCTGAGATACTTAGACATACAATGTCGACATCTCTTTCGGATCAATAA
- a CDS encoding hypothetical protein (NECATOR_CHRI.G2388.T1) has product MSAIKYHLGDSILQAAFKEIDELFGTDWVGEAYKKLRKRYEEGEKAPELLWRLARATLELADIENDMARKRYLILEATSCAVEAAIYDENNINTLRWAAVATAYNSDYLFEMDKILEFKKTIEFTTKGLRLNQDDYILLFVRGRTIFNLCNLNSIEKRCVKQVFRLNGNEPSPTVGRARWYFLKSYEIEPKYLPNLLYLALTHISQGDKDEASRFLHEAVDRRVEGSNATVQAECAEILRHTMSTSLSDQ; this is encoded by the exons ATGTCTGCGATCAAATATCATTTAGGAGATAGCATATTACAGGCTGCGTTCAAAGAAATCGATGAGTTATTCGGAACAGACTGGGTTGGAGAAGCCTACAAAAAACTTAGAAAG aGATACGAAGAGGGTGAGAAAGCCCCTGAGCTTTTATGGCGGCTGGCACGAGCAACACTAGAGCTGGCAGACATTGAGAATGACATGGCAAGGAAGAGATATTTGATCTTGGAAG CCACATCGTGTGCAGTAGAAGCTGCGATTTACGATGAAAACAACATCAATACTCTCAGATGGGCCGCCGTTGCTACCGCATATAACAGCGATTACCTTTTCGAAATGGACAAAATTCTTGAGTTTAAGAAGACAATT GAATTCACCACAAAGGGTCTAAGATTGAATCAAGATGATTATATTCTGCTATTCGTCAGAGGGAGAACTATATTTAATCTCTGCAATCTGAATTCCATCGAAAAAAGG TGCGTGAAGCAGGTCTTTCGCTTGAACGGGAACGAGCCATCACCCACAGTCGGAAGGGCGCGCTGGTACTTTCTTAAATCGTACGAAATCGAGCCGAAGTACCTTCCCAACCTACTGTACCTAGCCCTTACTCACATTTCACAAGGCGACAAA GACGAGGCGAGCCGATTTTTGCACGAGGCCGTGGATCGCAGAGTGGAAGGCAGCAACGCTACAGTACAAGCGGAGTGTGCTGAGATACTTAGACATACAATGTCGACATCTCTTTCGGATCAATAA